Proteins encoded together in one Chitinophaga lutea window:
- a CDS encoding L,D-transpeptidase: MSSTNTPKFVAALCIAALSMIMVQCQPPSGTDDGKANRPAPPQWRKPDGRVSYHVEQGKTWFKQKDSVDAAARRIILAVNRVDIDNIASLDTILVPDIHSGDLVYYMPFPLKVPYLEDVAKIIFFSYPAQSFGAYEYGHLVYTGPTNMGRKNDPTPPGLYFTNWKAEKTISTFDDEWELKWNFNIENKKGVGWHQYALPGYPASHSCLRLLEEDAKFLYKWADEWKLKGKDVVLLKGTPVIVFGEYPFGGEKPWLALKDDPKALDISASQLEEQVKPHLQQILQVQEKRMQADSAR, translated from the coding sequence ATGAGCAGCACCAACACCCCCAAATTCGTGGCGGCCCTCTGTATCGCCGCCCTGTCGATGATCATGGTACAATGCCAGCCGCCCTCCGGTACGGACGACGGAAAGGCAAACCGGCCGGCGCCTCCCCAGTGGCGGAAGCCCGACGGACGGGTCAGTTACCATGTGGAGCAGGGCAAAACCTGGTTCAAACAGAAAGACAGTGTGGACGCCGCCGCCCGCCGCATCATACTGGCTGTGAACCGGGTAGACATCGATAACATCGCTTCGCTGGATACCATCCTGGTGCCCGACATCCATTCAGGCGATCTCGTTTATTACATGCCGTTCCCGCTGAAAGTGCCGTACCTCGAAGATGTCGCCAAAATCATTTTCTTCTCTTACCCCGCGCAAAGCTTCGGGGCTTACGAATACGGCCACCTTGTCTATACCGGTCCCACCAATATGGGCCGGAAGAATGATCCCACGCCGCCGGGGCTGTACTTTACGAACTGGAAGGCCGAAAAAACCATCAGTACGTTTGATGACGAGTGGGAGCTGAAATGGAACTTCAACATCGAGAATAAAAAAGGCGTCGGCTGGCACCAGTACGCGCTGCCCGGTTACCCCGCTTCGCACTCCTGCCTCCGCCTGCTGGAGGAAGATGCGAAATTTCTCTACAAATGGGCCGACGAATGGAAGCTGAAGGGAAAAGACGTGGTGCTGCTGAAAGGCACGCCGGTGATCGTATTCGGCGAATATCCGTTCGGTGGCGAAAAACCCTGGCTGGCATTAAAGGACGACCCCAAAGCGCTGGATATTTCGGCATCACAGCTGGAAGAGCAGGTGAAACCTCATCTTCAGCAGATACTGCAGGTGCAGGAGAAACGCATGCAGGCAGACAGCGCCCGTTGA
- a CDS encoding GNAT family N-acetyltransferase gives METNIRKLLPADLAYFTELIRLFEDVFEMKDFHIPGNAHLQQLLDDEKFMAFAAFDEQGKVTGGLTAYVLVQYYSVKPLVYVFDLAVNTSLQRRGIGRKLIAAINEYCKAAGMEEVFIQADVVDEYAVEFYHATGGIAENVVHFYYPLNK, from the coding sequence ATGGAAACAAACATCAGAAAACTGTTGCCCGCTGACCTGGCATATTTCACCGAACTGATCAGGTTGTTTGAAGATGTGTTTGAGATGAAGGACTTTCATATACCGGGCAATGCGCATCTGCAGCAATTGCTCGATGATGAAAAATTCATGGCGTTTGCCGCGTTCGACGAACAGGGCAAAGTGACCGGGGGGCTGACTGCTTACGTACTGGTGCAGTACTATTCGGTGAAACCGCTGGTGTACGTGTTTGACCTGGCGGTAAACACCAGCCTGCAGCGCCGGGGGATCGGGCGGAAGCTGATTGCGGCCATAAATGAATATTGTAAAGCGGCCGGCATGGAAGAGGTGTTTATACAGGCGGATGTTGTAGATGAGTATGCCGTTGAATTTTACCACGCCACGGGCGGTATTGCGGAAAACGTGGTGCACTTTTATTACCCGCTCAATAAATAG
- a CDS encoding SusD/RagB family nutrient-binding outer membrane lipoprotein: MTFSSIGKNIRVISLLTAAAAALAFSSCTKDFLKTNSDPNRLESITPGTLLNPTIYGAATYGMSRSRSFTFELMQVAGGYPNESVEDQIYLYDFREDVGNGIWTTGYKWLANAREMELSATKLGNSNYLAIALTLKAWLYSTLTDCFGDIPMSTALAGEEGTFFPTFDKQELVYKTMLSDLERADTLYGKGSTAMYAADILFANNMTRWRKFTNSLRLRLLLRSASRMPENFATMAAIIKDPVKFPVFESNAEAAVLPITGTTPNISPWSRPQDFSTGRVYFDFFIKNLNDVKDPRLPLFAGVARSSTNASLGYKGLPINYMESPSSVNFTPSGLLQRLVIAPMVLPILSYAEVEFIKAELALKGHIATPAEGHYKKGVQAAIEMWGGVMPANYFDAAAAKYDGTLDRIMLQKYYALFFTDYQQWFEHRRTGLPVLPKTTFMYNNGNMPARLYYPTTVKIYNTENYQAAAEQMGGDKLDVKVWWQK, from the coding sequence ATGACATTCTCCAGCATAGGAAAAAATATACGTGTTATCAGTCTGCTCACTGCCGCAGCCGCCGCGCTCGCCTTCAGCAGCTGTACGAAAGACTTTCTGAAAACGAACTCGGACCCGAACCGCCTCGAAAGCATCACGCCGGGCACGCTCCTGAACCCGACCATCTATGGCGCCGCCACGTACGGCATGAGCCGCAGCCGCTCCTTTACGTTCGAGCTGATGCAGGTGGCCGGCGGTTATCCGAACGAATCCGTGGAAGACCAGATCTACCTGTACGATTTCCGTGAGGACGTCGGCAACGGCATCTGGACGACCGGTTACAAATGGCTGGCCAACGCCCGTGAAATGGAATTGTCCGCCACCAAACTCGGCAACAGCAACTACCTGGCCATTGCGCTCACGCTCAAGGCGTGGTTGTATTCCACCCTCACGGACTGCTTCGGTGATATTCCCATGAGCACCGCGCTGGCCGGTGAAGAAGGCACTTTCTTCCCCACCTTCGACAAGCAGGAACTGGTATACAAAACGATGCTGAGCGATCTCGAAAGGGCCGATACACTGTATGGCAAAGGCTCCACAGCGATGTACGCCGCAGACATCCTGTTTGCCAATAACATGACCCGCTGGCGGAAATTTACCAACTCCCTGCGCCTGCGCCTGCTGCTGCGCTCTGCCAGCCGTATGCCGGAAAACTTCGCCACCATGGCGGCCATCATCAAAGACCCCGTGAAGTTCCCCGTATTCGAAAGCAATGCGGAAGCGGCTGTGCTCCCCATTACCGGCACCACGCCGAACATCTCTCCCTGGAGCCGTCCGCAGGACTTCAGTACCGGCCGCGTGTACTTCGACTTTTTCATCAAGAACCTGAACGACGTGAAAGACCCGCGCCTGCCGCTCTTTGCCGGTGTGGCCCGTTCTTCGACCAACGCCAGTCTCGGTTACAAAGGCCTTCCCATCAACTATATGGAATCACCCAGCAGCGTCAACTTCACCCCGTCCGGCCTGCTGCAACGCCTCGTGATTGCGCCGATGGTGCTGCCCATCCTGAGCTATGCCGAAGTGGAGTTCATCAAAGCCGAACTGGCCCTGAAAGGCCACATTGCCACCCCGGCCGAAGGCCACTATAAAAAAGGCGTGCAGGCTGCCATTGAAATGTGGGGTGGTGTAATGCCCGCCAATTATTTCGATGCCGCCGCCGCGAAATACGACGGTACGCTCGACAGGATCATGCTGCAGAAGTACTACGCACTGTTCTTCACCGACTACCAGCAGTGGTTCGAGCACCGCCGTACCGGCCTGCCCGTGTTACCGAAAACTACTTTCATGTACAACAACGGTAACATGCCCGCACGCCTGTATTATCCTACCACCGTGAAGATCTACAACACCGAGAACTACCAGGCCGCCGCTGAACAAATGGGCGGAGACAAACTGGATGTCAAAGTATGGTGGCAGAAATAA
- a CDS encoding SusC/RagA family TonB-linked outer membrane protein, protein MNKRLMRLLACMICCTVLFIPGLLYAQTQLPVKGTVRSGDNGTLIPGVTILADGKVVGITDENGTFSVKVEKKGAVLTFTMIGYEKLSYTVNEISPALNLRLKTSSTTLNEVVTTALGIKRSEKALGYAQQTVNAESLTDARPNNWSDALRGKVAGLNIASLGGPLNSQEIRLRGESSLTTNGNAALVVVDGIPVNGGLTTSGASNGYMGGDASIDVPVDFGNGIADINPDDIESISILKGPGATALYGSRAANGAVLITTKSGRTKKGLGISLNSNTSFDVITRWPDYQYEYGQGDGKTNYNSAGEMYYSYGNTADGRSTGGSSSAFGPKFNGQSYFQYDPAKLGTGAERTPWVPYRDNRKSFWQTGRTTTNSITLDNSGDAGSVRASLTHTDNKWIMPTMGFKRTTASVNAGYKVSSKIRVSSVVNYTNKSSDNLPGLGYNNHSIAYFMIFQNPNVNLNWYRPTWRPGFEGIDMVRPYSSFIDNPFAISEEITNGLRSNQITGNLKVDAQLTPKLSLMVRTGLNANQQARDQRRPWDTNRYGQGFYQTQQVYSQEINSDFLLSYRDAFDKGKFTLGASVGGNAMSSQYKRTDNTLIGLVVPGVYKMTNGVSNPLVATYDADKKVNSIYGLINLAYRDRVFLDLTGRNDWSSTLPQENWSFFYPSANLSVILSEMIRMPKAISFAKYRLSFAQVGNDTDPYRTNKYYNRSDFPSSAEAPTQLYNLHFKPEIATSVETGIDVAFLKNRLRLDASVYQTNTRNQILSVPLEHSSGFSSAILNSGEIRNRGLELVLNATPIKNKAFTWNTILTWATTRSRVMSLDPRLGGKLSIMSSSSATLTAVEGEIASALYGLKFERSPEGKIIYNNGIPVVTQVAEYIGDTNPDWRAGLVNNFTYKGFRLSATIDGQYGGILYSHSHHKMTEQGKLKHTLKGREEGWITGDGVVQNADGTFSPNTVKVRPADYYAQYYRLNNTEANSFDASFLKFREVSLEYTLPSKWISRTFLQNVSLAVYGRNLAVWSDFPIYDPEVATQAGGTGILTGVEVGQMPVPATYGFNLKVKL, encoded by the coding sequence ATGAACAAAAGACTAATGAGGCTACTGGCATGCATGATATGCTGCACGGTACTATTTATCCCGGGCCTTCTCTATGCCCAGACGCAATTGCCGGTAAAAGGCACCGTACGTTCCGGTGATAACGGTACTTTGATTCCCGGTGTTACGATTCTCGCAGACGGCAAAGTGGTGGGTATCACCGACGAAAACGGCACTTTCTCCGTGAAAGTGGAAAAGAAAGGTGCCGTGCTGACGTTCACGATGATCGGGTACGAAAAACTGTCCTACACTGTTAATGAAATATCCCCCGCGCTGAACCTGCGCCTGAAAACTTCTTCTACCACGCTGAACGAGGTGGTGACCACCGCGCTCGGTATCAAGAGATCGGAAAAGGCGCTGGGCTACGCACAGCAAACGGTGAATGCCGAATCGCTCACCGATGCGCGGCCCAACAACTGGTCGGACGCGCTGAGAGGTAAAGTGGCCGGCCTGAACATCGCATCGCTCGGCGGCCCGCTGAACTCGCAGGAGATCAGGCTGCGCGGCGAAAGCTCGCTGACCACCAACGGCAACGCGGCACTCGTGGTAGTAGACGGTATTCCCGTGAATGGCGGTCTCACCACTTCCGGCGCCTCCAACGGGTACATGGGCGGCGACGCGTCCATCGACGTACCGGTGGATTTCGGGAACGGTATTGCCGACATCAACCCCGACGATATTGAAAGTATTTCCATCCTCAAAGGCCCCGGTGCTACCGCATTGTACGGCAGCCGCGCCGCCAACGGCGCCGTGCTGATCACCACCAAATCCGGCAGAACCAAAAAAGGGCTCGGCATATCGCTGAACTCCAATACCAGCTTCGACGTGATCACCCGCTGGCCCGACTATCAGTATGAATACGGCCAGGGCGATGGTAAAACGAACTACAACTCAGCCGGTGAAATGTATTATTCCTACGGTAACACGGCCGACGGCCGTAGCACCGGCGGCAGCAGCAGCGCATTCGGCCCGAAATTCAACGGCCAGTCGTATTTCCAGTACGACCCCGCTAAACTCGGTACCGGCGCGGAAAGAACGCCTTGGGTACCGTATAGGGACAACCGCAAATCTTTCTGGCAAACCGGCCGCACCACCACCAACAGCATCACCCTCGATAATTCCGGGGATGCAGGTAGCGTACGCGCTTCCCTCACACATACGGACAACAAATGGATCATGCCCACCATGGGCTTCAAACGTACCACCGCTTCCGTGAACGCGGGCTACAAAGTATCCAGCAAAATCAGGGTGAGCTCCGTAGTGAACTATACGAACAAGTCGAGCGACAACCTGCCGGGGCTGGGTTATAACAACCACTCCATCGCTTACTTCATGATTTTCCAGAACCCCAACGTCAACCTGAACTGGTACCGGCCCACATGGCGGCCCGGCTTCGAGGGCATCGACATGGTGCGTCCTTACAGTTCGTTCATCGACAACCCGTTCGCGATTTCCGAAGAGATCACCAACGGCCTGCGCAGCAACCAGATCACCGGTAACCTGAAAGTAGACGCGCAGCTGACGCCGAAACTGAGCCTGATGGTGCGCACCGGCCTCAACGCCAACCAGCAGGCGAGAGATCAGCGCCGCCCCTGGGATACCAACCGTTACGGGCAAGGCTTCTATCAAACCCAGCAGGTGTACAGCCAGGAGATCAACAGCGACTTCCTGCTGTCTTACCGCGATGCATTCGACAAAGGCAAATTCACCCTCGGCGCATCGGTAGGTGGTAACGCCATGAGCAGCCAGTACAAGCGCACCGACAATACCCTGATCGGCCTGGTGGTGCCCGGCGTGTACAAAATGACCAACGGCGTGAGCAACCCGCTGGTAGCGACGTATGATGCCGATAAAAAAGTGAACAGCATCTACGGCCTCATCAACCTCGCGTACCGCGACAGGGTATTTCTTGATCTGACCGGCCGTAACGACTGGTCGAGCACACTGCCGCAGGAAAACTGGTCGTTCTTCTATCCCTCCGCCAACCTCAGCGTTATCCTGAGCGAGATGATCCGGATGCCGAAAGCCATCAGTTTCGCCAAATACCGCCTGTCTTTCGCGCAGGTGGGTAACGATACCGATCCTTACAGGACCAACAAATATTATAACCGCAGCGATTTCCCCAGTTCTGCGGAAGCGCCTACGCAGCTGTACAACCTCCACTTCAAACCTGAAATCGCAACCAGTGTGGAAACCGGTATTGACGTGGCGTTTCTTAAAAACAGGCTGCGCCTCGATGCGTCTGTTTACCAGACCAATACCAGGAACCAGATTTTGTCTGTTCCCCTGGAACACTCTTCCGGCTTCAGCTCCGCCATCCTCAACTCCGGCGAGATCCGCAACCGCGGCCTCGAGCTGGTACTGAATGCCACACCCATCAAGAACAAGGCATTTACCTGGAACACCATCCTCACCTGGGCGACCACCCGCAGCAGGGTGATGAGCCTCGATCCGCGCCTTGGCGGCAAACTGTCTATCATGAGCTCTTCCAGCGCCACGCTGACTGCCGTGGAAGGAGAGATCGCCTCTGCGTTGTACGGGTTGAAATTCGAACGTTCTCCGGAAGGCAAGATCATCTACAACAACGGTATCCCCGTGGTGACGCAGGTAGCGGAATACATCGGCGACACCAACCCCGACTGGAGAGCCGGCCTCGTGAATAATTTCACTTACAAGGGTTTCAGGCTGAGCGCCACTATCGACGGGCAGTACGGCGGCATCCTCTATTCCCATTCCCACCACAAGATGACCGAGCAGGGTAAACTGAAACATACCCTGAAGGGCAGGGAAGAAGGCTGGATTACCGGCGACGGCGTGGTGCAGAATGCAGACGGCACCTTCAGCCCGAACACGGTGAAAGTAAGGCCGGCCGACTACTACGCGCAGTATTACCGCCTGAACAATACCGAAGCCAACTCGTTCGACGCATCTTTCCTGAAATTCAGGGAAGTATCGCTGGAGTACACGCTGCCTTCCAAATGGATTTCGCGCACGTTCCTCCAGAACGTAAGCCTTGCCGTATATGGCCGTAACCTGGCCGTATGGTCCGATTTCCCGATCTACGATCCGGAAGTGGCCACACAGGCCGGCGGTACCGGTATTCTCACCGGCGTGGAGGTAGGCCAGATGCCTGTGCCTGCCACCTATGGCTTCAACCTGAAAGTAAAACTGTAA
- a CDS encoding CehA/McbA family metallohydrolase domain-containing protein, whose translation MKKATICFLLLLQGIVRTQAQAPVDLTGLQPVSGAKATAGNNVIDISWPAGTSEKARLLLNLDPQQPLFQSIQLTRAGAFREVAAGLDPVFVLTLGKRDLVSQNGWNIFFDRVPLKPFQAYPAELDKRSARISSSGARIQIVISRISAPGFEGDIEITLYKGSPLFNVAAVMATPVDSTALLYDAGLVSRKALWKNLSWSDVDNVMQTITPVAASPAKNQEVKYRTIIGENPGGSLALFPAPHQYFYPLDEAFNLKFIWHGSNYRDMVKGYGIGVRQDLQGDRRFVPWFNAPPGTRQRLNFFCLLSTGAAEQALAGVKRFTHDDRYPALPGYKTMSSHFHIEHVQDVLGHQPIPETPDFVKVFKRTGVNIVHLGEFHGPGHPKGPAPERLKELRTLFEECERLSDTSFLLLPGEEPNNFFGGHWMNFFPKPVYWIMSRKPEEPYVEQDPHYGTVYRIGNKEEMLQLLRTEKGLAWTAHARTKGSTGYPDKYKEEAFFKSDRFMGAAWKAMPADLSQPYLGNRRILDLMDDMANWGHRKHVIAEADLFRIEPHFEVYAHNNVNYLQLDQLPTWKNGWQPVLDAIENGRFFVSTGEILLPSFTVNGKGAGETVRLPGGKADIRLTIDWTFPLQYVDIVSGDGRQVYREHIRLDTTEAFGKKQFRFPVSLPNRTWVRVEVWDAAVNGAFTQMVWLQ comes from the coding sequence ATGAAGAAGGCGACCATATGCTTTTTATTGCTTCTCCAGGGCATTGTGCGTACCCAGGCGCAGGCGCCGGTGGACCTGACCGGCCTGCAACCCGTCAGCGGGGCTAAAGCGACCGCCGGTAACAACGTCATCGATATCAGCTGGCCGGCCGGCACATCCGAAAAGGCCCGGTTGTTGCTGAACCTCGACCCGCAGCAACCCCTGTTCCAGAGCATTCAGCTCACCCGCGCGGGCGCTTTCCGTGAAGTAGCGGCCGGCCTCGACCCGGTTTTCGTGCTCACCCTCGGCAAGCGCGACCTCGTATCCCAGAATGGCTGGAATATCTTTTTCGACCGTGTGCCGCTGAAACCTTTCCAGGCCTATCCGGCGGAGCTGGACAAACGCAGCGCCCGCATCAGCAGCAGCGGCGCGCGCATACAGATTGTCATTTCCCGTATATCCGCCCCCGGTTTCGAGGGGGATATCGAGATCACGCTGTATAAGGGAAGCCCTTTGTTTAACGTGGCGGCGGTGATGGCTACCCCGGTTGATTCGACGGCTTTGCTGTACGATGCGGGGCTCGTGAGCCGGAAAGCGCTTTGGAAAAACCTGAGCTGGTCGGACGTGGACAATGTGATGCAAACCATCACGCCGGTGGCTGCCAGTCCCGCTAAAAACCAGGAAGTAAAGTACCGTACGATCATAGGAGAGAACCCGGGCGGCAGCCTCGCGCTTTTTCCCGCGCCGCACCAGTATTTCTATCCGCTGGATGAAGCCTTCAACCTGAAATTCATCTGGCACGGCAGCAACTACCGCGATATGGTGAAGGGGTATGGTATCGGCGTCCGGCAGGATCTCCAGGGCGACCGCCGCTTTGTGCCCTGGTTCAATGCCCCGCCCGGCACCCGCCAGCGGCTCAATTTCTTCTGCCTCCTGAGCACAGGCGCGGCGGAACAGGCCCTGGCAGGTGTAAAGCGCTTTACCCATGATGACCGTTATCCGGCGTTGCCAGGTTACAAAACAATGTCCAGCCACTTTCACATCGAGCATGTACAGGATGTGCTGGGCCATCAACCAATTCCCGAAACACCGGATTTCGTAAAGGTGTTTAAACGTACCGGCGTGAACATTGTGCACCTGGGAGAGTTTCACGGGCCCGGCCATCCGAAAGGGCCTGCTCCCGAGCGGTTGAAGGAGCTCAGGACCCTGTTTGAGGAATGCGAGCGCCTTTCCGATACCAGCTTTCTGCTGCTGCCGGGAGAAGAGCCCAATAATTTCTTCGGCGGCCATTGGATGAACTTTTTTCCCAAACCGGTATACTGGATCATGTCGCGGAAACCGGAGGAGCCCTATGTAGAACAGGATCCGCATTATGGTACCGTCTACCGCATCGGCAACAAAGAAGAGATGCTGCAGCTGCTGCGCACGGAGAAAGGCCTGGCCTGGACCGCCCATGCCCGCACGAAAGGCTCTACCGGTTATCCGGATAAATACAAAGAAGAAGCGTTCTTTAAATCGGATCGTTTTATGGGAGCGGCCTGGAAAGCCATGCCGGCCGACCTGTCGCAGCCCTACCTCGGCAACCGGCGTATATTGGACCTGATGGACGATATGGCCAACTGGGGGCATCGCAAACATGTGATCGCGGAGGCGGATCTCTTCAGGATAGAACCGCATTTTGAAGTATATGCCCACAACAATGTCAACTATCTGCAGCTCGATCAACTGCCTACCTGGAAAAACGGGTGGCAGCCTGTGCTGGATGCTATTGAAAACGGGCGTTTCTTTGTATCAACGGGCGAAATCCTCCTGCCATCCTTTACCGTCAACGGCAAAGGCGCCGGCGAAACGGTGAGGTTGCCCGGCGGAAAGGCAGACATCCGGTTGACCATCGATTGGACCTTTCCCCTCCAATACGTCGACATCGTATCCGGCGACGGCCGACAGGTGTACCGCGAGCATATCCGGCTCGATACCACGGAAGCCTTTGGCAAAAAGCAGTTCCGCTTCCCGGTATCCCTGCCCAACCGTACCTGGGTGCGGGTGGAAGTGTGGGATGCGGCGGTCAACGGCGCCTTTACGCAAATGGTGTGGCTGCAATAA
- a CDS encoding glycosyltransferase family 9 protein has product MARSRNSPTILAIRFSAMGDAAMTIPVMKQVLAANPGLTIVFVTNKNWGALCEGIPGLVFYPADLKGAHKGVAGLYRLFSSLRKDHPEISAVADLHHVLRSRIVRSFYRFLGIPVAVIDKGREGKKQLTRKENKVLQPLETTISRYRRVFAGLGLKAAETALETRLLPGRKQIGIAPFATYKEKTYPLAKMEEVIRQLLAREDADILLFGGGAHEVAQLKELAARHPSLTVVAGRHSLQEELAIIRRLHVMVSMDSANMHLASLFGVPVVSVWGATHPYAGFMGFGQPEENAVQIDLYCRPCSVFGNKPCFRGDHACMEQLAPERIVERVREILKG; this is encoded by the coding sequence ATGGCCAGAAGCCGTAATTCACCCACCATCCTCGCCATCCGCTTTTCCGCCATGGGCGATGCGGCGATGACGATACCCGTGATGAAACAGGTATTGGCCGCCAATCCCGGGCTGACCATCGTTTTTGTGACCAATAAAAACTGGGGTGCCCTCTGTGAGGGGATTCCAGGGCTGGTTTTTTATCCCGCCGACCTGAAGGGCGCCCACAAGGGCGTAGCCGGTCTGTACCGGCTGTTTTCGTCCCTGCGGAAAGACCATCCCGAAATCAGCGCCGTGGCCGACCTGCACCATGTGCTGCGCTCGCGGATCGTCCGTTCTTTTTACCGTTTCCTGGGCATTCCCGTGGCGGTGATCGACAAGGGCCGCGAGGGGAAAAAACAGCTGACGCGCAAGGAAAACAAGGTGCTGCAGCCGCTGGAAACCACCATTTCGAGGTATCGCCGGGTATTTGCCGGTTTGGGCCTGAAAGCGGCTGAAACCGCCCTGGAAACGCGTTTGTTGCCCGGCCGGAAGCAGATCGGGATCGCGCCCTTTGCAACATATAAAGAGAAAACATATCCGTTGGCTAAAATGGAGGAGGTCATCCGGCAGCTGCTGGCCCGGGAGGATGCGGACATCCTGCTGTTTGGCGGCGGCGCACACGAGGTGGCACAGTTGAAGGAACTGGCCGCCCGGCACCCTTCCCTGACGGTGGTGGCCGGTCGCCATAGCCTGCAGGAAGAACTGGCCATCATCCGCCGGCTGCACGTGATGGTGAGCATGGATTCCGCAAATATGCACCTGGCGTCCCTTTTCGGGGTGCCAGTGGTATCGGTATGGGGAGCAACGCATCCTTACGCCGGTTTCATGGGATTTGGCCAGCCGGAAGAAAATGCCGTGCAGATAGACCTGTATTGCAGGCCCTGCTCCGTTTTCGGCAATAAACCCTGCTTCCGCGGAGACCATGCCTGTATGGAGCAATTAGCGCCGGAACGCATAGTGGAGAGAGTGCGTGAAATACTGAAGGGGTGA
- a CDS encoding DUF4254 domain-containing protein, whose translation MFTALCIRIFDQSIRDYHVYNDIHRVISNPYEKSAIEHLLYAKNWIDTVQWHLEDVVRDPRIDPVKALELKRWIDRSNQERTDMVEYIDSYFLAQYKDVQPQAGASINTESPAWAIDRLSILGLKIYHMREEATRPDASEEHRRACQAKLDILLEQQRDLSAAIEELLADIAAGRKYMKVYKQMKMYNDPSLNPVLYGQKP comes from the coding sequence ATGTTTACCGCACTTTGCATCCGCATTTTCGACCAGAGTATCCGTGATTACCATGTTTACAATGATATTCACCGGGTTATCAGCAATCCATATGAAAAAAGTGCCATCGAGCACCTGTTGTACGCCAAAAACTGGATAGACACGGTGCAGTGGCATCTTGAGGACGTGGTGCGCGACCCGCGGATCGACCCGGTAAAGGCGCTGGAACTGAAACGCTGGATAGACCGCTCCAACCAGGAGCGTACCGATATGGTAGAGTATATCGACAGTTATTTCCTGGCGCAGTACAAAGACGTGCAGCCGCAGGCCGGCGCTTCCATCAATACGGAAAGTCCCGCCTGGGCCATCGACCGCCTGTCTATCCTCGGCCTGAAAATCTATCACATGCGCGAGGAGGCCACCCGCCCCGACGCGTCCGAGGAGCACCGCCGCGCCTGCCAGGCCAAGCTGGACATATTGCTGGAACAGCAGCGCGATTTGTCGGCCGCCATCGAAGAGCTGCTGGCAGACATTGCCGCCGGCCGCAAGTACATGAAAGTGTACAAGCAGATGAAGATGTACAACGACCCTTCCCTCAACCCGGTGCTGTATGGCCAGAAGCCGTAA